CGTTATCCACGCCATTTCCACCTTCGAGGTAGGTCGGCAAAAAAGCAACATAAGGATGGTCCATTTCATAGAAATCGTGACCTTCCTTGACCAAATCCTTAATATGAATCTTTTGAACCTCAATTCCCTCGTACTGGGACAAGAGATAGTCTTTCAAGCGCGTCACAAAACTCTCAGTATTGCCGCTCAGACTAATATAGACTAAAGAAATTGTCTTCATATTTACCTCCATGATTTTATCTATAATCGAAAAATAACTACCAAGATTGTATCTTGATAGTTATTTTTTGTCAATACTTAGGCAAATTCTTCTGTTTCCTCTTCTTCTGCCAAGGCTTTCTGTTGACGCCACATCTTATAGAAGACGAGGGCTAGGAAAAGAACATTGATGACGATATAGAAAATACTAACAGCTTGTGAAATAACACTTATCCCTAAACGCATGGTCTCATCGTGAACTAACTGCACAGCGTCTTGTAAAGTCACATAGCTATAAATCGAACCAATAATGGCTAGCAAAACATAGCCGACATAAGTATAGTTTGCATATTGCAAATTCTTACGAACAAGGAAGACAATCGCTACTCCCACTAAAATAGCAGATAGCACAATCAAGGCCATATTAAAAATAGAATGAGTTGATTCTGCTACTCTATAGGTGTAATTAAGCTGGTCTTCTAATTGCTGAGCACTAACCCCTGC
Above is a genomic segment from Streptococcus mitis containing:
- a CDS encoding ABC transporter permease yields the protein MKKKPIYLWVLLILSALISATSLFGMLSPLPSKEALRAAQKQVAGVSAQQLEDQLNYTYRVAESTHSIFNMALIVLSAILVGVAIVFLVRKNLQYANYTYVGYVLLAIIGSIYSYVTLQDAVQLVHDETMRLGISVISQAVSIFYIVINVLFLALVFYKMWRQQKALAEEEETEEFA